TGCGACCGGCGTGGCCCTGAGCCTTGTGTTCGGTACCTATCGGATCGTCACGGGAACCCCGCTCTATATGTATATGATTGTGGGCTATGCGGTCGTTATCGTGCAGACCATGTTTGCGCCAAAGAACATCGTGCCACTGGCCTATGACAGCGGTGGTGTCACGACATCGACTGTAACTGTGCCGTTGGTGGCAGCCCTTGGACTTGGGCTGGCCTCGACCGTGCCGGGCCGCAGTCCGGCCCTTGACGGGTTCGGATTGATCGCGCTGGCCAGCCTGTTTCCGATGATCACGGTTATGGGCTATGCGCAACTGGTGCAATGGAATGACGCGCGGCGGGCCGAACCGTCTGCGCCAGATGCCAAAACGGAGGACATCGAATGAAGTTCAAACTGATCATCTCGCTGGTGCAGGATGCCTATACGGACGTCATTGTTGACGCTGCCCGCAGTGCTGGCGCCACCGGGGCCACGGTTATCACAAGCGTGCGTGGTGAAGGGTTGGAGAAGAAGAAGACCTTTCTGGGCCTGACGGTAGCCGGGCAGCGGGATATGGCGCTGTTTTTGGTCGAGGAACACCTTGCCGCCAATATCCTTGAAACAATCTGTGTTGCGGGCGAGTTCTTAAAGGAACCCGGGCGCGGCGTGGTCTTCCAGATCGACATCGAAGACGCAATCGGGCTTGAAACACAGGTGAAAGCCCTGAAAGCATCGTTAGAGAAGGACGAATTATGAGCCAGCCGGAA
This DNA window, taken from Aliiroseovarius sp. F47248L, encodes the following:
- a CDS encoding P-II family nitrogen regulator — its product is MKFKLIISLVQDAYTDVIVDAARSAGATGATVITSVRGEGLEKKKTFLGLTVAGQRDMALFLVEEHLAANILETICVAGEFLKEPGRGVVFQIDIEDAIGLETQVKALKASLEKDEL